From one Gallionella capsiferriformans ES-2 genomic stretch:
- a CDS encoding N-acetylglutaminylglutamine amidotransferase → MCGICGEFRFDQVQPDREALQRMTARLSRRGPDHEGYFSDGAVAFGHRRLAIIDLSSDADQPMVDRELQLVLVFNGTIYNYQALRVELIEMGYTFVSQGDSEVILKAYHAWGEHCVPRFFGMFAFAIWDIRAQTLFLARDRLGIKPLYHTLDGDRMRFASTPQALLAGGGIDTRLDPVALHQHFTLHGVVPAPRTLLQGIKKLPPAHTLKISAAGELTQRCYWQLDATRPAEALSEEDWLTATRLVLRRAVERHRLAADVPVGVLLSGGLDSSLLVGLLAEHVQQLNTFSIGFESVAGELADEFEYSDRVAQEFNTRHHKYAVPNEEVLKRLPEAIAQMSEPMASYDVTAFYLLGEKVSQEVKVVLAGQGADEVFGGYFWYPLMEAETGTPLQRFSSHYFDRDHAEYLDMISDEYAVPDVTSAWVEAQLEVLGADEFLDGVLRLDVTRLMVDDPVKRVDNMTMAWGLEARVPFLDHELVELAAKMPPSLKLKEGGKFPLKAVARGIVPDAVIDRPKGYFPVPALKYIRGEFLVRMTQILNSDACIKRGLYRRDYVAKLLADPEAHLTRIGGSKLWHLALLEWWLQINVDTITPS, encoded by the coding sequence ATGTGCGGTATTTGTGGTGAATTTCGATTCGATCAGGTACAGCCTGATAGGGAGGCGCTGCAGCGCATGACGGCACGACTGTCCCGGCGCGGCCCCGATCACGAAGGTTATTTTAGCGACGGTGCAGTGGCTTTCGGCCATCGCAGGCTGGCGATCATCGATCTGAGCTCAGACGCCGATCAGCCCATGGTCGATCGTGAGTTGCAGCTGGTGCTGGTGTTCAACGGCACGATCTACAATTATCAGGCGTTGCGGGTGGAGTTGATCGAAATGGGCTACACGTTCGTCTCTCAGGGAGACAGCGAAGTCATTCTGAAGGCCTATCACGCGTGGGGCGAGCATTGCGTGCCGCGTTTTTTCGGCATGTTCGCTTTCGCAATCTGGGATATACGGGCCCAAACGTTGTTTCTCGCACGCGACCGGCTGGGGATCAAGCCGCTGTATCACACACTGGACGGGGACAGGATGCGTTTCGCGTCCACACCGCAAGCGCTGCTGGCCGGTGGCGGCATCGATACCCGCCTCGATCCGGTTGCGCTGCATCAGCATTTCACACTGCACGGCGTCGTGCCGGCACCCAGAACCCTGTTGCAGGGCATCAAAAAACTGCCGCCCGCCCATACGCTGAAAATTTCTGCTGCCGGTGAATTGACGCAGCGCTGCTACTGGCAACTGGATGCGACGCGCCCTGCCGAGGCGTTATCCGAGGAGGACTGGCTGACGGCCACCCGTCTCGTGTTGCGCCGGGCGGTTGAGCGCCACCGTCTGGCAGCCGATGTGCCGGTGGGCGTGTTGCTGTCAGGGGGATTGGATTCGAGCCTGCTCGTCGGGTTGCTTGCCGAACATGTGCAGCAGCTCAATACCTTTTCCATCGGTTTCGAGTCTGTTGCAGGGGAGCTGGCCGACGAATTTGAATATTCGGATCGGGTGGCGCAGGAATTTAATACGCGTCATCACAAATATGCCGTGCCGAATGAGGAAGTGTTAAAGCGCCTGCCGGAGGCGATCGCCCAGATGTCCGAGCCGATGGCAAGTTACGACGTGACGGCGTTCTATCTCCTCGGTGAAAAGGTCTCGCAGGAGGTCAAGGTGGTGCTGGCGGGGCAGGGTGCAGATGAGGTATTCGGCGGCTACTTTTGGTATCCGCTGATGGAGGCTGAAACTGGCACGCCTTTGCAGCGTTTTTCCTCGCATTACTTTGATCGCGATCATGCCGAATATCTGGACATGATCAGCGATGAATATGCCGTGCCTGATGTGACCTCTGCGTGGGTCGAGGCGCAACTTGAGGTCCTTGGTGCGGATGAATTTCTCGACGGGGTGCTGCGCCTCGATGTCACGCGGCTGATGGTCGATGATCCGGTGAAACGCGTCGACAATATGACGATGGCATGGGGGCTGGAGGCGCGCGTGCCGTTTTTAGATCACGAGCTGGTCGAGTTGGCCGCGAAGATGCCGCCCTCGCTAAAACTGAAGGAAGGCGGGAAATTTCCGCTCAAGGCGGTCGCGCGCGGCATTGTCCCGGATGCAGTGATCGATCGACCTAAAGGGTATTTTCCGGTCCCGGCGTTGAAATATATACGCGGTGAGTTTCTGGTGCGGATGACGCAGATTTTAAATTCGGACGCCTGCATCAAGCGCGGATTGTATCGTCGCGACTACGTGGCAAAACTGCTCGCCGATCCTGAGGCGCATCTCACACGCATCGGGGGCAGCAAGCTGTGGCATCTGGCGCTGCTCGAGTGGTGGCTGCAAATCAACGTAGATACCATTACGCCTAGCTAG
- a CDS encoding methyltransferase, with the protein MHPLLTWIEAGKEQSARWRSESGAPPPKRVVIADDTMTADAAYRLACEGTALLWRGDYQNARQLLQAMARRTQPRKKKSPPATSTEAFNLHRQAQSQRSRTLNMLLLPFNADHTIPLRRAPDVIDACREAYGDGTEAYVLSLRGLLGVIGAHEWRKNGVQIPALQARIHPHYGVFSPVRGEYVELVANTPLPDLTKTQSVAFDIGTGTGVLAAVLAKRGIRHITATDQDERALACARDNLTRLKCTIDVVQADLFPEGRAALIVCNPPWLPARPSSPLEYAVYDPESRMLKGFLGGLAAHLEDEGEGWLILSDLAEHLGLRTRDELLALIDASGLQVLGKIDVKPHHPKAADDNDPLHAARAAELTSLWRLAAKTS; encoded by the coding sequence ATGCACCCGCTCTTAACATGGATTGAAGCCGGCAAAGAACAGTCGGCACGCTGGCGCTCGGAGTCAGGCGCGCCGCCCCCTAAACGCGTTGTGATCGCGGACGACACGATGACCGCCGACGCCGCATATCGGCTGGCCTGCGAAGGAACGGCCCTGCTCTGGCGCGGGGACTATCAGAACGCACGTCAGTTGCTGCAGGCAATGGCCAGACGCACCCAGCCGCGCAAAAAAAAATCGCCACCTGCTACGAGCACCGAGGCATTCAACCTGCATCGTCAGGCGCAATCGCAGCGCTCGCGCACCCTGAACATGCTGCTGCTGCCCTTCAACGCCGATCACACGATCCCACTGCGCCGCGCCCCCGACGTGATTGACGCCTGCCGCGAGGCTTACGGCGATGGCACAGAGGCGTATGTGCTCTCCCTGCGCGGCCTGCTGGGCGTCATCGGCGCGCACGAATGGCGTAAAAACGGCGTGCAGATTCCAGCACTGCAAGCGCGCATACACCCGCATTACGGCGTCTTTTCACCGGTACGCGGCGAATATGTGGAGCTGGTGGCGAATACGCCCTTGCCCGATCTGACAAAAACGCAATCGGTTGCCTTCGACATCGGTACGGGAACCGGCGTGCTGGCGGCCGTGCTGGCCAAACGCGGCATCCGCCACATCACGGCGACCGACCAGGATGAACGCGCATTGGCCTGCGCGCGCGACAACCTGACCCGCTTGAAATGCACCATCGATGTGGTACAGGCTGATTTATTCCCTGAAGGACGCGCAGCCCTGATCGTATGCAATCCGCCCTGGCTGCCCGCCCGCCCCAGCTCACCGCTGGAATACGCTGTCTACGATCCGGAAAGCCGTATGCTAAAAGGATTTTTAGGCGGACTTGCCGCACATCTGGAAGATGAAGGCGAGGGCTGGCTGATCCTGTCGGATCTGGCAGAACATCTGGGACTGCGCACCCGTGACGAACTGCTGGCATTGATCGACGCGTCAGGCTTGCAGGTTTTAGGAAAAATCGACGTCAAACCCCATCACCCAAAAGCCGCTGACGACAACGACCCGTTGCATGCAGCGAGGGCGGCTGAACTCACCTCACTGTGGCGGCTAGCCGCAAAAACTAGCTAG
- a CDS encoding YaeQ family protein — MAIKATIFKANLQIADMNRHYYQDHVLTLARHPSETDERLMVRLLAFALHAHEYLEFGQGMTADDEADLWQKDLTGSIVLWIDVGIPDEKLIRKACGRANHVVVYCYGGRVADLWFAQNKSLFARQKNLTIINLPVASTQALAKLAQRNMSLQCTLQEGNLMMTSDDGVVEIEPVIWHGSPLTGSAWQS; from the coding sequence ATGGCCATCAAAGCAACTATTTTTAAAGCCAATCTGCAAATCGCGGATATGAACCGACACTACTATCAGGACCACGTCCTGACGCTGGCCAGACACCCGTCAGAAACAGATGAACGCCTGATGGTGCGCCTGCTGGCCTTTGCACTGCACGCACATGAATATCTGGAGTTCGGCCAGGGCATGACAGCCGATGATGAAGCGGACTTGTGGCAAAAAGATTTAACCGGGTCGATCGTTTTATGGATAGACGTGGGTATCCCCGATGAAAAGCTGATTCGAAAAGCCTGCGGCCGCGCCAATCATGTCGTGGTGTATTGCTATGGCGGACGTGTGGCCGATCTGTGGTTTGCGCAAAACAAGAGCCTGTTTGCAAGACAAAAAAATCTTACCATCATCAACCTGCCTGTTGCGAGCACACAAGCGCTGGCCAAACTGGCACAACGCAACATGAGTTTGCAATGCACCCTACAGGAAGGCAATCTGATGATGACCAGCGACGATGGCGTGGTGGAAATCGAACCTGTCATCTGGCATGGCAGCCCGTTAACCGGAAGTGCATGGCAAAGTTAA
- a CDS encoding PA4780 family RIO1-like protein kinase → MKTPKRIEPLVEDGLVDVVLRQLMSGKEATVYVVQCGDEIRCAKVYKEANQRGFHQAVHYTEGRKVKNSRSQRAMEKGSRYGRKEQESAWQRTEVDALYKLAAAGVRVPLPFGFYEGVLLMELVADEEGMPAPRLNDLSLTREQALEFHAMLIRQVVLMLCAGIIHGDLSEFNILVDAHGPVIIDLPQAVDAAANNNAPRMLDRDVENLANYFGQFAPELLTTQYAKEIWAIYQTGELLPDTPLTGKFSVSHKAADVYSVMREITTAQDDHEAKLRYQQIKRAEGR, encoded by the coding sequence ATGAAAACACCTAAACGGATCGAACCGCTGGTCGAAGACGGACTGGTCGACGTCGTCCTGCGGCAGCTGATGAGCGGCAAGGAAGCGACCGTCTATGTCGTACAGTGCGGCGACGAAATCCGCTGCGCCAAGGTGTACAAGGAAGCCAACCAGCGCGGCTTTCATCAGGCGGTACACTACACCGAAGGCCGCAAAGTCAAAAACAGCCGCTCACAGCGCGCAATGGAAAAAGGCTCACGCTACGGACGTAAAGAGCAGGAATCGGCCTGGCAGCGCACCGAAGTCGACGCGCTGTACAAACTCGCGGCAGCCGGCGTGCGCGTACCGCTTCCTTTCGGTTTTTACGAAGGGGTACTGCTGATGGAACTGGTCGCCGACGAGGAAGGCATGCCCGCCCCCCGCCTTAACGATCTGTCACTGACTCGCGAGCAAGCGCTGGAATTTCACGCGATGCTGATTCGGCAAGTGGTGCTGATGCTGTGTGCCGGCATCATTCACGGTGACTTATCGGAATTCAACATACTGGTCGATGCCCATGGCCCGGTCATCATCGACCTGCCACAGGCCGTGGATGCCGCCGCCAATAATAACGCGCCGCGCATGCTGGATCGCGACGTGGAAAATCTGGCCAACTACTTTGGCCAGTTCGCACCGGAACTGCTCACCACCCAATATGCAAAAGAAATCTGGGCGATCTATCAAACAGGCGAATTGCTGCCCGATACACCCTTGACGGGGAAATTCAGCGTAAGCCACAAGGCGGCAGACGTGTATTCCGTGATGCGTGAAATCACCACCGCTCAAGATGACCATGAAGCCAAATTGCGCTACCAGCAAATTAAACGCGCAGAAGGTCGATAA
- a CDS encoding pilin has translation MKNVQKGFTLIELMIVVAIIGILAAVAIPAYSNYTKKAKFVEVTQATQALKTAVEVCAQDLGALTACTAGSNGVPADIGTTATTTTTAGKYVAYVVTGANGVITAANSTVMDATQYTYILTPTYDAAKGVSWSTSGAGGTSTCIAANICK, from the coding sequence ATGAAAAACGTACAAAAAGGCTTTACCTTGATCGAACTGATGATCGTTGTAGCAATTATCGGTATCTTGGCTGCTGTTGCGATCCCGGCTTACAGCAACTACACCAAGAAGGCTAAGTTCGTTGAAGTAACACAGGCAACACAAGCGTTGAAGACTGCAGTTGAAGTTTGCGCTCAAGATTTGGGTGCCTTAACGGCCTGTACGGCAGGTAGTAACGGTGTTCCCGCAGATATCGGCACGACTGCGACAACAACTACTACAGCTGGCAAGTATGTTGCCTATGTCGTCACCGGGGCGAATGGCGTCATCACTGCAGCTAATAGCACCGTAATGGATGCTACGCAATACACTTACATCCTGACACCAACATATGATGCGGCTAAAGGTGTATCTTGGTCGACAAGTGGTGCTGGTGGCACTAGTACATGTATTGCTGCAAATATCTGTAAATAA
- a CDS encoding aminotransferase-like domain-containing protein, translating into MKRYEQLANDLAHSIKEGLLARGEKLPSIRQASSARKVSPSTVFQAYYLLEARGLISARERSGYYVCGGTPHLPQLPEPDIHRNAEAAPVDVSELVFEVLESTRARKVVPLGSAFPSPLLFPMARLAKTMAACVQAMDPWRSVEDIGPGDAELRRQIALRYMIDGLQVSPDEIVITNGALEGLNLCLQAVTQHGDTVLIASPTFYAALQAIERNGLKAVEVPCHPRDGIDLDALHRALELHKPAACWLMTNFQNPLGSLMPDDKKMDMVALLTRYHVPLIEDDVYGELYFSDKRPKPAKAFDTEGLVMHCSSFSKCLAPGYRVGWAAPGRYAKKVERLKLATTLATSVPAQITLASYLNKGGYDKHLRGLRHTLLLQQIKFVEAVERHFPPGTHLTAPNGGYFLWVKLPDGVNSLELHHAALNLGISIAPGPIFSAQKGFTDYVRLNYGHLWNDEIEGAIAALGKITHRLSMRST; encoded by the coding sequence ATGAAACGATACGAACAACTGGCCAACGACCTCGCGCACTCCATTAAAGAGGGCCTGCTGGCACGCGGCGAAAAGCTGCCTTCGATACGACAGGCAAGCAGCGCCCGCAAAGTCAGCCCCTCAACCGTGTTCCAGGCCTACTACCTGCTGGAAGCGCGCGGCCTGATTTCAGCACGTGAGCGTTCGGGCTACTACGTCTGCGGCGGGACGCCGCATCTGCCGCAGCTTCCTGAGCCCGACATCCATCGCAACGCCGAAGCGGCTCCTGTGGATGTCAGCGAATTAGTTTTCGAGGTACTGGAATCGACCCGTGCCCGCAAAGTGGTGCCGTTGGGTTCAGCCTTCCCCAGCCCGCTGCTATTTCCGATGGCGCGCCTGGCGAAAACAATGGCAGCCTGCGTACAAGCAATGGATCCCTGGCGCAGCGTAGAAGACATCGGCCCCGGGGACGCCGAATTGCGTCGCCAGATTGCGTTGCGCTATATGATCGACGGCTTGCAGGTATCTCCCGACGAAATCGTGATTACCAACGGTGCATTGGAAGGATTGAACCTCTGCTTGCAAGCGGTAACGCAACACGGCGATACCGTGCTGATCGCCTCGCCCACTTTTTACGCGGCATTGCAGGCAATTGAGCGCAACGGTTTAAAAGCGGTTGAAGTACCCTGCCACCCTCGAGACGGCATTGATCTGGACGCGCTGCACCGCGCGCTTGAATTACACAAACCCGCCGCTTGCTGGCTGATGACCAACTTCCAAAACCCGCTCGGCAGCTTGATGCCCGATGACAAGAAAATGGACATGGTCGCCTTGCTCACGCGCTACCACGTGCCCTTGATCGAGGACGACGTTTACGGCGAACTGTATTTCAGTGACAAGCGCCCCAAACCCGCTAAAGCTTTTGATACCGAGGGACTGGTGATGCACTGCTCCTCTTTTTCAAAATGTCTCGCACCCGGCTACCGCGTCGGCTGGGCTGCGCCCGGACGCTATGCAAAAAAAGTCGAACGTCTGAAACTTGCCACCACGCTGGCAACCTCCGTCCCCGCACAAATCACCCTTGCCAGCTACCTGAATAAAGGCGGCTACGACAAACACCTGCGCGGCCTGCGCCACACCCTGTTACTGCAACAAATCAAATTCGTCGAAGCCGTGGAGCGTCACTTCCCGCCCGGCACGCACCTGACTGCGCCGAACGGGGGATATTTTTTATGGGTTAAATTACCGGACGGCGTCAATTCGCTGGAGCTACATCATGCCGCATTAAATCTCGGCATCAGTATTGCGCCCGGGCCGATCTTCTCCGCACAAAAAGGATTTACAGATTATGTGCGCCTGAACTACGGGCACCTCTGGAACGATGAGATAGAGGGCGCCATTGCCGCATTGGGAAAAATTACACATCGCTTGTCGATGCGATCAACATAG
- the ylqF gene encoding ribosome biogenesis GTPase YlqF — MAIQWFPGHMTSARRKASETMEFTDVIIEVLDARAPEASCNPMIKELREHRQRPCLKILNKIDLADPAITQQWLDFYNAQPGVKAVALSCKSATDAAKVPKLCHPLAPHRDSTHKPLRLMIMGIPNVGKSTLMNMLLKRRVAAVGDEPAVTKSQQSHKINDHMTLTDSPGLMWPKIEHDADGFILAAIHAIGRNAVIEEEIAEHLANNLLARYPDRLTERFGFDTNGMDGVSVIEAVAKKRGCLLKGRGGELDLEKASIILLTEYRAGKLGRISLESPASRAAMIQDAIDNPVKPRIHSLRGDPTETMADHENT; from the coding sequence ATGGCCATACAGTGGTTTCCCGGTCACATGACCTCCGCCCGCCGCAAAGCCTCCGAGACGATGGAGTTTACCGACGTCATCATCGAAGTGCTGGACGCGCGCGCCCCCGAGGCGAGCTGCAACCCGATGATCAAAGAGCTGCGCGAACACCGCCAGCGCCCCTGCTTAAAAATCCTCAACAAAATTGATCTGGCAGATCCCGCCATCACGCAGCAATGGCTGGATTTTTACAATGCTCAACCGGGCGTTAAAGCCGTCGCACTGAGCTGCAAGAGCGCGACCGATGCTGCCAAGGTACCCAAACTTTGCCATCCGCTTGCCCCGCATCGCGACAGCACGCACAAACCGCTGCGCCTGATGATCATGGGCATCCCCAACGTCGGCAAATCCACGCTGATGAATATGCTGTTAAAGCGCCGCGTCGCCGCGGTCGGGGATGAGCCTGCCGTGACCAAATCGCAGCAAAGCCACAAAATCAACGATCACATGACGCTCACCGACTCTCCCGGGCTGATGTGGCCGAAGATCGAACACGATGCGGACGGTTTCATTCTGGCCGCGATTCACGCCATCGGACGCAATGCGGTGATCGAGGAAGAGATCGCCGAGCATCTTGCGAATAATTTGCTTGCGCGCTATCCGGACCGTTTAACCGAACGCTTCGGCTTTGACACCAACGGCATGGACGGCGTGAGCGTCATCGAAGCGGTCGCCAAAAAGCGCGGCTGTCTGCTCAAGGGCCGCGGCGGCGAACTGGATCTGGAAAAAGCCTCCATCATCCTGCTGACGGAATACCGCGCAGGAAAACTCGGCCGCATCAGCCTTGAGTCACCCGCCTCACGCGCCGCAATGATACAAGACGCGATCGACAATCCCGTCAAACCCCGCATCCATTCGCTGCGCGGCGATCCGACTGAAACCATGGCCGACCATGAAAACACCTAA
- a CDS encoding YchJ family protein, with translation MAKLKPCPCGGPDYASCCGPFHASDPAPDAQRLMRSRYSAYVLKHEDYLLATWHESTRPTSLDFSGEKWLGLEIKKSSAESNTVEFVARYKIGGRAHRMHEISRFVFEDGRWLYLDGEFPDSSSDALPPNSSPIALLAVTL, from the coding sequence ATGGCAAAGTTAAAACCCTGCCCCTGCGGCGGCCCTGACTACGCAAGCTGCTGCGGGCCGTTCCACGCAAGCGATCCGGCACCCGACGCGCAGCGTTTGATGCGCTCGCGCTACAGCGCCTATGTCCTGAAACATGAAGATTACCTGCTCGCCACCTGGCATGAAAGCACCCGCCCGACCTCGCTCGATTTTAGCGGTGAAAAATGGCTGGGGCTGGAAATCAAAAAGTCGAGCGCTGAATCGAACACCGTCGAATTTGTGGCGCGCTATAAAATCGGCGGGCGCGCCCATCGCATGCACGAAATCAGCCGATTCGTATTTGAAGACGGCCGCTGGCTCTATCTGGACGGCGAGTTTCCGGATTCATCATCCGACGCTCTGCCACCCAACAGTTCGCCTATAGCGTTATTAGCAGTTACCCTATAA
- a CDS encoding pseudouridine synthase: MSKLTLDRILHTQGFGTRKYCRQLIAAGAIRIGGDTITDTNTPIETDGLEFSVDDEHCIYRERIYVALNKPANIECSRKPSHHPGVLSILPDQFTRRDVQPVGRLDHDTTGLLLMSDDGAFIHTQSSPKHHVPKVYVATTYAPVTGELIERLLAGVKLHDEPGTLAAEICRMIDDHHLEIVLEQGKYHQVKRMLAAADNHCTALNRSQIGNLKLAELALAPGEWCYLNDAQLALLKPPFTN, encoded by the coding sequence ATGAGTAAATTAACCCTAGACCGCATCCTGCACACGCAAGGCTTTGGCACGCGCAAATATTGCCGTCAACTGATCGCTGCGGGCGCAATCCGCATCGGCGGCGACACCATTACCGACACCAATACACCGATTGAAACCGACGGGCTGGAATTTTCCGTTGACGACGAGCACTGTATTTACCGCGAACGTATTTATGTCGCGCTAAACAAACCGGCCAATATCGAGTGTTCCAGAAAACCCAGCCACCATCCGGGCGTACTGAGCATTTTGCCGGATCAGTTCACTCGTCGCGACGTCCAGCCTGTCGGGCGACTGGATCACGACACGACCGGCCTGCTGCTGATGTCGGATGACGGCGCATTCATCCATACGCAGTCATCGCCCAAGCATCACGTACCCAAGGTCTATGTCGCCACCACCTACGCGCCGGTAACAGGCGAGCTGATCGAGCGCTTACTCGCCGGTGTGAAACTGCACGACGAACCCGGTACGCTGGCAGCCGAAATCTGCCGAATGATCGATGATCATCACCTGGAGATCGTGCTCGAACAGGGGAAATATCATCAGGTCAAGCGCATGCTGGCCGCCGCCGACAATCACTGCACCGCGCTTAATCGCTCACAGATCGGCAACCTGAAACTGGCCGAACTGGCTTTAGCGCCCGGCGAATGGTGTTATCTGAATGACGCACAACTGGCGCTGTTAAAACCGCCTTTTACCAACTAA
- the ccoG gene encoding cytochrome c oxidase accessory protein CcoG, with amino-acid sequence MQQNVGAITALYQELASYPVNTGEKTVHAKRMPGFFRSLRTFTQMGLWLPLLLLPYLRWNGRQAILIDIDHSQFHGFNLTVRPDEIWMLMLLSLGGSVLMFMVTNIASRVWCGYFCFQSTWVDLFTWIEAKVEGKPSARRGLANAPWNADKILRKVSKHAIWFGVSLFTAISFSIWFVDAFEYWNKLLHLQLPRAGWVALALITGGTYLYAGLMREQMCQWMCPYARFQSVMADGQTVMPIYDFNRGEPRGKLRKGDETLAKQGDCIDCYQCVQVCPTGVDIRQGHQLGCITCGLCIDACNSVMDKIDKPRGLIRYASTDDIEGKPVTMRFQNPLLWVNAAILLASCLGVVYGLTHMSSVTLNVRPERQPLFVRMSDGAIQNRYEFKLMNRTSRDIQIAVTTEGGIKDQLIIGSEKPIFVPHERGVSFTVFVKAPARNIAMAVTPIKFHVESLGDPTVSADYSTLFNAPAL; translated from the coding sequence ATGCAACAAAATGTTGGCGCCATTACGGCGCTCTATCAGGAACTGGCGTCCTATCCGGTCAATACCGGCGAGAAAACTGTCCATGCTAAACGCATGCCGGGATTTTTTCGCTCACTCAGAACTTTTACGCAGATGGGCTTATGGCTGCCGCTGCTGTTGCTGCCCTATCTGCGCTGGAACGGCAGGCAAGCCATCCTCATCGATATTGATCACAGTCAGTTTCACGGCTTCAACCTGACCGTCAGACCGGACGAAATATGGATGTTGATGTTGCTCTCACTGGGCGGGTCCGTGCTGATGTTCATGGTGACTAACATCGCATCGCGCGTGTGGTGCGGATATTTTTGTTTTCAGTCTACATGGGTAGACTTGTTCACCTGGATCGAAGCTAAGGTAGAAGGAAAGCCGTCTGCACGGCGCGGGTTGGCGAACGCCCCGTGGAATGCGGACAAGATTCTCAGGAAAGTTTCCAAGCACGCTATCTGGTTCGGGGTGTCATTGTTCACCGCCATCAGCTTTTCCATCTGGTTTGTTGATGCGTTTGAATACTGGAACAAGCTGCTTCATCTCCAGTTGCCAAGGGCGGGTTGGGTTGCGCTGGCTCTCATCACGGGAGGCACCTATCTTTATGCGGGTTTGATGCGCGAACAGATGTGTCAATGGATGTGTCCTTACGCCCGATTTCAGTCTGTCATGGCCGATGGGCAAACCGTTATGCCCATTTATGACTTCAATCGGGGCGAGCCTCGCGGCAAGTTGCGCAAGGGCGATGAAACTCTGGCAAAACAAGGCGACTGCATCGACTGTTATCAGTGTGTGCAAGTCTGTCCGACGGGCGTTGATATTCGTCAGGGGCATCAATTGGGCTGCATCACCTGTGGCTTGTGTATTGACGCGTGCAATTCGGTGATGGACAAAATCGACAAACCGCGCGGCTTGATCCGCTACGCATCAACGGATGATATTGAGGGGAAGCCCGTGACGATGCGATTTCAGAACCCTTTGCTTTGGGTTAATGCGGCCATCTTGCTGGCGTCATGTTTGGGTGTCGTATACGGCCTGACTCATATGTCATCGGTGACACTCAACGTCAGACCGGAACGCCAGCCCTTGTTCGTGCGTATGAGCGATGGCGCTATCCAGAACCGATATGAGTTCAAGTTGATGAACAGAACGAGCCGGGATATCCAGATCGCGGTGACGACTGAGGGCGGCATAAAGGATCAACTGATTATCGGGTCCGAAAAACCAATATTCGTTCCGCATGAGCGGGGTGTCTCATTTACGGTGTTCGTAAAAGCACCCGCCCGGAATATTGCCATGGCTGTCACGCCCATTAAATTTCATGTGGAGAGTCTGGGAGATCCGACTGTTTCGGCAGACTACAGCACGCTGTTCAATGCACCTGCATTATAG